The proteins below are encoded in one region of Triticum aestivum cultivar Chinese Spring chromosome 1B, IWGSC CS RefSeq v2.1, whole genome shotgun sequence:
- the LOC123091810 gene encoding uncharacterized protein At1g08160-like, producing the protein MPATTGSARRVAVLRCIVAALVVTVLLAGLGVLVFWLVVRPKPIEYSVARAAVRHFNVTSPPGGGGGATLNASFYLTLAADNPNRRVSMRYRSVAVYVHYGAGEVAPQLAVADVPDFHQPSRNETRLEVRAVARSAPVPDWTARELEHDRSDGEVGVEVRVTAIVHFLVGGVKSRHYNMRAVCSPVVIGLSPSSAKSFRGVPCDVAIS; encoded by the coding sequence atgccggcgacgacggggagcGCCAGGCGGGTGGCCGTGCTCCGCTGCATCGTGGCCGCGCTGGTCGTCACCGTGCTCCTCGCCGGCCTCGGCGTCCTCGTCTTCTGGCTCGTCGTCCGCCCCAAGCCCATCGAGTACAGCGTCGCGCGTGCCGCCGTGCGGCACTTCAACGTCACGTCgccgcccggcggcggcggcggcgccacgcTCAACGCCTCCTTCTACCTCACCCTCGCGGCCGACAACCCGAACCGGCGCGTGTCCATGCGCTACAGGTCGGTCGCCGTCTACGTGCACTACGGCGCGGGCGAGGTGGCGCCTCAGCTGGCGGTCGCCGACGTGCCGGACTTCCACCAGCCCAGCAGGAACGAGACGCGGCTCGAGGTGCGCGCCGTGGCGCGGTCGGCGCCGGTGCCCGACTGGACCGCGCGGGAGCTCGAGCACGACCGCTCCGACGGCGAGGTGGGCGTGGAGGTGCGCGTCACCGCGATCGTCCATTTCCTGGTTGGCGGCGTCAAGTCCAGGCACTACAACATGCGGGCGGTCTGCTCCCCGGTGGTCATCGGCTTGTCGCCGTCGTCGGCAAAATCCTTCCGGGGCGTGCCGTGCGACGTTGCAATTTCGTGA